The following proteins are co-located in the Neisseria sp. Marseille-Q6792 genome:
- a CDS encoding lytic transglycosylase domain-containing protein: MNKTTDNLSVNTYRRRLLCAAGALLLSPLAQAGAQREETLADDVASVMRSSVGSVNPPRLVFDNPKEGERWLSAMSARLARFVPDEEERRRLLVNIQYESSRAGLDTQIVLGLIEVESAFRQYAISGVGARGLMQVMPFWKNYIGKPAHNLFDIRTNLRYGCTILRHYQNLEKGNIVRALARFNGSLGSNKYPNAVLGAWRNRWQWH; the protein is encoded by the coding sequence ATGAACAAAACGACCGATAATTTATCCGTCAACACGTACCGACGCCGCCTGCTGTGTGCCGCCGGCGCGCTGTTGCTCAGCCCGCTGGCACAAGCCGGCGCGCAACGTGAAGAAACGCTTGCCGACGATGTGGCTTCCGTGATGAGGAGTTCCGTCGGCAGCGTCAATCCGCCGAGGCTGGTGTTCGACAATCCGAAAGAGGGCGAACGTTGGTTGTCCGCGATGTCGGCACGTTTGGCAAGGTTCGTCCCCGACGAGGAGGAGCGGCGCAGGCTGCTGGTCAATATCCAGTATGAAAGCAGCCGCGCCGGTTTGGATACGCAGATTGTGTTGGGGCTGATTGAGGTGGAAAGCGCGTTCCGCCAGTATGCAATCAGTGGAGTCGGTGCGCGCGGCCTGATGCAGGTTATGCCGTTTTGGAAAAACTACATCGGCAAACCGGCGCACAATCTGTTCGACATCCGTACCAACCTGCGTTACGGCTGCACGATTTTGCGCCATTACCAGAACCTTGAAAAAGGCAACATCGTTCGCGCACTTGCCCGTTTTAATGGCAGCCTCGGCAGCAATAAGTATCCGAATGCCGTTTTGGGTGCATGGCGCAACCGCTGGCAGTGGCACTGA
- a CDS encoding phasyl DNA replicon protein arp: protein MSFQQELQINQTADAKRPPLPCLNSNNCIDTENPNQNNTKQTPAFYEKFAKTDQNLNEFSTSYKKSSHALELNVKQFIETFGIEKCGFLTLTFADDVQDVKEASRRFHSLRTNFLKKHFENYICVYERMKSGRIHFHLIVNTRQDIRRGLNFRQIQARNYTSANKNLSQLWQVLRENMEKYGFGRSELLPVKTNSKGLARYVGKYIAKHINSRLPEDKGYRLIRTTIGKKQLWKIATSNFSFVSEGSRKWRENLKNWVYCIEPLIKAHVELFYGIQLKPMNEENYLYARQIQPTRIRPSKSFHNPRTWCKPSRQSRAGLKA, encoded by the coding sequence ATGTCATTCCAGCAGGAACTTCAAATAAACCAGACGGCAGACGCGAAGCGTCCGCCGCTTCCTTGTCTAAATAGTAACAACTGCATTGACACAGAAAACCCTAATCAAAACAACACCAAACAAACCCCCGCTTTTTACGAAAAATTCGCCAAAACAGACCAAAATCTAAACGAGTTTTCTACCTCGTACAAAAAATCTTCACATGCCTTAGAGCTAAACGTAAAACAGTTCATTGAAACGTTTGGAATCGAAAAGTGCGGATTCCTTACACTCACTTTCGCCGACGACGTGCAAGACGTTAAAGAGGCGAGCCGCCGCTTTCACAGCCTCCGTACAAACTTTCTTAAAAAGCATTTTGAAAACTATATTTGCGTATACGAACGCATGAAAAGCGGTCGTATACATTTTCATCTCATCGTAAACACACGCCAAGACATCCGCCGTGGTCTGAATTTCAGACAAATCCAAGCCCGTAATTACACAAGTGCCAACAAAAACCTGAGCCAACTATGGCAAGTTCTTCGGGAAAACATGGAAAAGTACGGTTTCGGGCGTTCCGAACTGCTGCCAGTCAAAACCAACAGCAAAGGACTTGCGCGATATGTCGGCAAGTACATTGCAAAACACATTAACAGCCGTCTGCCCGAAGACAAAGGCTACCGCCTTATCCGTACAACAATCGGCAAAAAACAATTGTGGAAGATTGCGACAAGCAATTTTTCGTTTGTATCGGAGGGTTCGCGCAAATGGCGCGAAAACCTCAAAAATTGGGTTTACTGCATTGAGCCGCTGATTAAAGCGCATGTAGAACTTTTTTACGGAATCCAACTGAAACCCATGAACGAAGAGAACTACTTATATGCGCGGCAAATTCAGCCGACCCGAATAAGACCGAGCAAGTCTTTCCATAACCCGCGTACATGGTGCAAACCATCCCGTCAAAGCAGAGCAGGACTTAAGGCATAG
- a CDS encoding surface lipoprotein assembly modifier encodes MKKFALLLLSVPAAAVAETSVLPIPVSKQVFVDGKFDDRIVPAERLERADETEIPVLPLASYAPSFDEQIDNAFRLLQRAAPKRAAAPVIASVGKAEETEIKPVATHKKFSNEAAFGTGASVPSETVAAGEAAEAVSDGNASLAGLEEQINRAVVARDWDTLQTLLESYRALPDFNPVLHDYALGGLRRSQLRHNEAVALYRGILAQQPDLAYPRFDLGVMLFENKQYREAKAELERAKPDLQPPMQQLADRYLAAIDKAQGWKPDVSLQYEQTDNVNNASSEKTIEFAGKSWTKTVDSLPQKAHGLRYGLGVSREINAGGHHFLYGDISGGGVHYWDNKDFSEQSLRLSLGYKNRSVTRSFGIVPFIEQNLLGGSRYNFVGGFNADFSQRLSERWRLTLNAGNMWKRYQEDRTAARYDSHMPLAGATLMYSAPKDWLLYGGADWSHDMTKEAEQASVRKGLRVGAVKTFDGGLGLRANLRYTRRTFDAPGTIVYRFPRKDHEYQANLSLWHDKISWKGFTPQLNFRYLKIDSNMKSFYTRKNMQIFMSVEKDFK; translated from the coding sequence ATGAAAAAATTTGCTTTGCTTCTTTTGTCCGTACCGGCGGCGGCCGTTGCCGAAACGTCCGTTTTACCTATACCCGTGTCGAAACAGGTGTTCGTGGACGGCAAATTCGACGATAGGATAGTGCCTGCCGAAAGGCTTGAAAGGGCTGACGAAACGGAAATTCCGGTTCTGCCGCTTGCTTCCTATGCCCCATCTTTTGACGAACAGATCGACAATGCCTTCCGCCTGTTGCAGCGTGCCGCGCCGAAGCGGGCTGCCGCGCCTGTTATTGCGTCTGTCGGCAAGGCAGAAGAGACCGAAATCAAGCCTGTGGCAACACATAAGAAGTTTTCCAACGAGGCGGCTTTCGGTACGGGTGCGTCCGTGCCGTCTGAAACCGTTGCAGCCGGAGAAGCCGCCGAAGCCGTTTCAGACGGCAATGCCTCTCTTGCGGGTTTGGAAGAGCAGATCAACCGCGCCGTCGTCGCCCGAGATTGGGACACGCTGCAAACGCTGTTGGAAAGCTATCGCGCCCTGCCGGATTTCAATCCGGTTCTGCACGATTACGCACTGGGCGGTTTGCGCCGCAGCCAGTTGCGCCATAACGAGGCGGTGGCTTTGTATCGCGGCATTTTGGCGCAACAGCCCGATTTGGCGTATCCGCGTTTCGATTTGGGTGTGATGCTGTTTGAAAACAAACAGTACCGCGAGGCGAAGGCGGAATTGGAGCGGGCGAAACCCGATTTGCAGCCACCGATGCAGCAGCTTGCCGACCGCTATCTTGCCGCCATAGACAAGGCTCAAGGCTGGAAGCCCGATGTGTCGCTGCAATACGAGCAGACGGACAATGTGAACAACGCTTCGTCCGAAAAAACGATTGAATTTGCAGGAAAAAGCTGGACAAAAACCGTCGACAGCCTACCGCAAAAGGCACACGGTTTGCGCTACGGCTTGGGCGTGTCGCGCGAAATCAATGCGGGCGGGCATCATTTCCTCTACGGCGACATCAGCGGCGGCGGCGTGCACTATTGGGATAACAAAGATTTCAGCGAACAGAGCCTGCGCCTGTCGCTCGGCTATAAAAACCGTTCAGTAACGCGCTCGTTCGGCATCGTGCCGTTTATCGAGCAAAACCTCTTAGGCGGCAGCCGATACAATTTCGTCGGCGGCTTCAATGCCGATTTCTCCCAACGCTTGAGCGAACGCTGGCGGCTGACACTAAACGCGGGCAATATGTGGAAGCGTTATCAGGAAGACCGCACAGCCGCCCGATACGACAGCCATATGCCGCTGGCGGGTGCGACGCTAATGTATTCCGCGCCGAAAGACTGGCTGCTTTACGGCGGTGCGGACTGGTCGCACGACATGACGAAAGAGGCGGAACAGGCTTCCGTCCGCAAGGGTTTGCGTGTCGGCGCGGTCAAAACGTTCGACGGCGGCTTGGGTCTGCGGGCAAACCTGCGCTATACACGCAGGACGTTTGACGCACCCGGGACCATTGTGTACCGCTTCCCGCGTAAAGACCACGAATATCAGGCAAACCTGTCGTTGTGGCACGACAAAATCTCTTGGAAGGGATTTACGCCGCAACTCAATTTCCGCTATCTGAAAATCGACAGCAATATGAAAAGTTTTTACACACGCAAAAACATGCAGATTTTCATGAGCGTGGAAAAGGATTTCAAATAA
- a CDS encoding Ppx/GppA phosphatase family protein: MTTNPANVLASVDLGSNSFRLQICENNNGQLKVIDSFKQMVRFAAGLDEQKNLSAASQEQALDCLAKFGERLRGFRPEQVRAVATNTFRVAKNIAGFLPRAEAALGFPIEIIAGREEARLIYTGVIHTLPPGGGKMLVIDIGGGSTEFVIGSTLNPDITESLPLGCVTYSLRFFQNKITAKDFQAAISAARNEIQRISKNMRRKGWDFAVGTSGSAKSIRDVLAAEMPQEADITYKGMRALAERIIEAGSVKKAKFENLKPERIEVFAGGLAVMMAAFEEMKLDRMTVTEAALRDGVFYDLIGRGLNEDMRGQTVAEFQHRYHVSLNQAKRTAETAQTFMDSLCHAKNVTVQELALWQQYLGRAAALHEIGLDIAHTGYHKHSAYILENADMPGFSRKEQTILAQLVIGHRGDMKKMGGIIGTNEMLWYAVLSLRLAALFCRSRQDLSFPKNMQLRTDTESHGFILRIDSEWLEHHPLIADALEYESVQWQKVNMPFKVEAV; this comes from the coding sequence ATGACCACCAATCCCGCAAACGTCCTTGCCTCCGTCGATTTGGGTTCTAACAGTTTCCGCCTCCAGATTTGCGAAAACAACAACGGACAGTTGAAAGTCATCGATTCCTTCAAACAGATGGTGCGCTTCGCCGCCGGACTGGACGAACAGAAAAACCTGAGTGCCGCCTCCCAAGAACAGGCTTTGGACTGTCTGGCAAAATTCGGCGAACGCCTGCGCGGCTTCCGTCCCGAGCAGGTGCGCGCCGTGGCAACCAACACATTCCGCGTTGCCAAAAACATCGCGGGCTTCCTGCCCCGTGCCGAAGCGGCATTAGGTTTCCCCATCGAAATCATCGCCGGGCGCGAAGAGGCGCGGCTGATTTATACCGGCGTGATCCACACCCTTCCCCCCGGCGGCGGCAAAATGCTGGTTATCGACATCGGCGGCGGTTCGACAGAATTTGTCATCGGTTCGACGCTGAATCCCGACATTACCGAAAGCCTGCCCTTGGGCTGCGTAACCTACAGCCTGCGCTTCTTCCAAAACAAAATCACCGCCAAAGACTTCCAAGCCGCCATTTCCGCCGCCCGCAACGAAATCCAGCGCATCAGCAAAAATATGAGGCGCAAAGGTTGGGATTTCGCCGTCGGCACATCGGGTTCGGCAAAATCCATCCGTGATGTGCTTGCCGCCGAAATGCCCCAAGAGGCGGACATTACCTACAAAGGAATGCGCGCCCTCGCCGAACGCATCATCGAAGCCGGTTCGGTCAAAAAAGCCAAATTTGAAAACCTGAAACCGGAACGCATCGAAGTTTTTGCCGGCGGACTTGCCGTGATGATGGCGGCGTTTGAGGAAATGAAACTCGACAGGATGACCGTAACCGAAGCCGCCCTACGCGACGGCGTGTTTTACGATTTGATCGGGCGCGGTTTAAACGAAGATATGCGCGGACAAACGGTTGCCGAGTTCCAACACCGCTACCACGTCAGCCTCAATCAGGCGAAACGCACCGCCGAAACCGCGCAAACCTTTATGGACAGCCTCTGCCACGCCAAAAACGTTACAGTTCAAGAGCTTGCCTTGTGGCAACAGTATCTCGGACGCGCCGCTGCGCTGCATGAAATCGGTTTGGACATCGCCCACACCGGCTATCACAAGCATTCCGCCTACATCCTCGAAAACGCCGATATGCCGGGCTTTTCACGCAAAGAACAGACCATACTTGCCCAACTGGTCATCGGTCATCGCGGCGATATGAAAAAAATGGGCGGCATTATCGGCACCAACGAAATGTTGTGGTATGCCGTTTTGTCCCTGCGCCTTGCCGCCCTGTTCTGCCGTTCGCGCCAAGACCTGTCTTTCCCGAAAAATATGCAGTTGCGCACGGATACGGAAAGCCACGGCTTCATCCTGCGTATTGACAGTGAATGGCTGGAACACCACCCCCTGATTGCCGACGCATTGGAATATGAAAGCGTCCAATGGCAAAAAGTCAATATGCCGTTTAAAGTTGAAGCCGTCTGA
- a CDS encoding MFS transporter, with protein MARDNRIQMFPHEWRASTTLSGVYALRMLGMFLVLPVLAVYAASLPGAEGNKTLVGLAMGIYGLTQALLQLPLGIASDKFGRKKTIYVGLIVFAAGSFLAAAADTLPMLVAARAIQGAGAVSAAVTALLADLTRDGVRTRAMAMIGLSIGLTFSVSLVVAPVIADAVGVRGLFLLTGMLTVASIGVVAWMTPDPEVSKLHEDTQAQPSRIGEVLKNRRLLTLDFGIFALHAAQMALFTALPFAMTQLGLEKIQHWKVYLPSTITGLVVMVPLIIVGETRNKLKQVFVLGIVCIAAAQLGLLSGMRSVGLITAYLVVYFIGFNVLEASLPSMVSKIAPSDLKGTAMGVYNTMQSLGLFAGGAAGGLLFQKYGFSGVFAFCSILMLLWLVIAVLSPAPKPVKNLSYPVGGVWQGNQDGLQCALSQLEGVEDIGFSFDRQTVYLKVLQKGFDQAAAEKIITGV; from the coding sequence ATGGCAAGAGACAACCGCATCCAAATGTTTCCGCACGAATGGCGCGCCAGTACGACGCTTTCCGGCGTGTACGCGCTGCGTATGCTGGGTATGTTCCTCGTGCTGCCCGTATTGGCGGTGTATGCCGCCTCGCTGCCCGGCGCGGAAGGCAACAAAACGCTGGTCGGGCTGGCAATGGGCATTTACGGGCTGACGCAGGCATTGCTGCAACTGCCTTTGGGTATCGCCTCCGACAAATTCGGGCGCAAGAAAACCATTTATGTCGGGCTGATTGTGTTTGCGGCGGGCAGCTTCCTTGCCGCCGCCGCCGATACGCTGCCCATGCTGGTCGCCGCACGCGCCATACAGGGTGCGGGAGCGGTCAGTGCGGCGGTTACCGCGCTGCTGGCGGATTTGACACGCGACGGCGTGCGTACCCGCGCAATGGCGATGATCGGTTTGAGTATCGGTCTGACGTTTTCGGTCAGCCTCGTCGTTGCCCCTGTGATTGCCGACGCGGTGGGCGTACGCGGCTTGTTTCTGCTGACCGGTATGTTAACCGTCGCCAGTATCGGCGTGGTGGCGTGGATGACTCCCGACCCGGAGGTTTCCAAGCTGCACGAAGATACGCAGGCGCAGCCTTCGCGCATAGGCGAAGTTTTGAAAAACCGTAGGCTGCTGACGCTCGATTTCGGCATTTTCGCCCTGCACGCCGCGCAAATGGCATTGTTTACCGCGCTGCCTTTCGCGATGACCCAGCTCGGTTTGGAAAAAATACAGCATTGGAAAGTCTATCTGCCCTCGACCATTACGGGCTTGGTGGTGATGGTTCCACTGATTATCGTCGGAGAGACGCGCAACAAGCTCAAACAGGTTTTTGTTTTGGGCATCGTCTGCATCGCGGCGGCGCAGCTCGGTTTGCTGTCCGGTATGCGCTCGGTAGGCTTGATTACCGCTTATTTGGTTGTTTACTTTATCGGTTTTAATGTGTTGGAAGCGAGCCTGCCGTCTATGGTTTCCAAAATCGCGCCGTCCGACCTGAAGGGTACGGCGATGGGTGTGTATAACACGATGCAGTCGCTCGGACTGTTTGCCGGCGGCGCGGCAGGCGGCTTGCTGTTTCAAAAATACGGCTTTTCCGGCGTGTTTGCCTTTTGCAGCATATTGATGCTGCTGTGGCTGGTAATTGCCGTTTTATCGCCCGCGCCCAAGCCCGTCAAAAACCTCAGTTACCCTGTCGGCGGCGTGTGGCAGGGCAATCAGGACGGTTTGCAATGCGCCTTGTCGCAACTCGAAGGCGTGGAAGACATCGGTTTCAGTTTCGACAGGCAGACCGTCTATCTCAAAGTGTTGCAGAAGGGTTTCGATCAGGCTGCCGCTGAAAAAATCATCACAGGAGTTTAA
- a CDS encoding single-stranded DNA-binding protein: protein MSLNKVILIGRLGRDPEVRYMPNGEAVCNFSVATSETWNDRNGQRVERTEWHNITMYRKLAEIAGQYLKKGGLVYLEGKIQSRKYQGKDGIERTAYDIVANEMKMLGGRNENSGGAPYEEGYGQSQEGYQRSAPQRQQASPAAPSYPQETPEETPAAPRRQPAPAAHAIPVEDIDDDIPF from the coding sequence ATGTCATTGAACAAAGTCATCCTTATCGGCCGCCTCGGACGCGATCCCGAAGTGCGCTATATGCCCAACGGCGAAGCCGTCTGCAATTTTTCAGTCGCTACCAGCGAAACATGGAACGACCGCAACGGCCAACGTGTAGAGCGTACTGAGTGGCACAACATCACGATGTACCGCAAACTGGCGGAAATTGCCGGCCAATACCTCAAAAAAGGCGGGCTGGTTTATTTGGAAGGCAAAATCCAAAGCCGCAAATACCAAGGCAAAGACGGCATCGAACGCACCGCTTACGATATTGTCGCCAACGAAATGAAAATGTTGGGCGGGCGCAATGAAAACAGCGGCGGCGCGCCTTACGAGGAAGGTTATGGTCAGAGTCAGGAGGGCTACCAACGTTCTGCGCCGCAAAGGCAGCAAGCTTCTCCTGCTGCCCCGTCTTATCCCCAAGAAACACCCGAAGAAACACCTGCCGCGCCGCGCCGCCAACCGGCTCCCGCAGCCCATGCCATACCGGTTGAGGATATTGACGACGATATCCCGTTCTGA
- a CDS encoding factor H binding family protein: protein MIALSLAACSSNGTANNGNNSLVSGPGVATQGAVVTSFYSVKEDVRKDVNSWATQKGFKPGEVELASVTLQVGSVSSKGSNINLFDVVPAQNKVQKVDTVTTARVKAGGDNYELISKGRAHIYRQNYSLIAGLSERERIEKDPSGIERSLRADKDVDLVVKGSATKILPAAGKFSYAGIATDGEKQGALSYIVDFEKKNGKGEITGIGETDITLSEAPIKEFSHTNEFDNTVIKGQGIEGSNYKLGFFGPNAEEIVGAVTQGTNSIGFAGSRSH from the coding sequence ATGATTGCCTTGAGCTTAGCGGCTTGCAGCAGCAACGGTACTGCCAACAACGGCAACAACTCTTTAGTTTCCGGTCCGGGCGTGGCAACACAAGGCGCGGTTGTTACTTCTTTTTACAGCGTAAAAGAGGATGTAAGGAAAGATGTCAACAGTTGGGCAACCCAAAAGGGGTTCAAACCTGGAGAGGTTGAGTTGGCATCAGTTACCCTGCAGGTTGGCAGCGTCTCCTCCAAGGGCAGCAATATCAATTTGTTTGATGTCGTACCGGCACAAAACAAGGTTCAAAAAGTAGATACTGTAACCACGGCACGTGTTAAAGCCGGCGGGGACAATTACGAGCTGATTTCAAAAGGTCGGGCACATATCTACCGTCAAAATTATTCTTTGATTGCCGGTCTTTCCGAACGGGAAAGAATCGAAAAAGACCCATCCGGTATCGAGAGAAGCTTGCGTGCCGATAAGGACGTTGATTTGGTTGTGAAAGGTTCTGCTACCAAAATCCTGCCAGCTGCGGGCAAATTTAGCTACGCAGGTATTGCAACCGATGGCGAAAAACAAGGTGCTTTGTCTTATATAGTTGATTTCGAGAAAAAAAACGGCAAAGGCGAAATTACCGGAATCGGCGAAACCGACATCACTCTGAGTGAAGCGCCTATCAAAGAATTCAGCCATACCAACGAATTCGATAACACAGTAATTAAGGGACAGGGCATCGAAGGTTCTAATTACAAACTCGGCTTCTTCGGTCCTAACGCAGAAGAAATCGTCGGTGCGGTTACTCAGGGTACAAATAGCATCGGCTTTGCCGGCTCCCGTTCGCATTAA
- the trpS gene encoding tryptophan--tRNA ligase, protein MSKKRVLTGVTTTGIPHLGNYVGAIRPAVRAAQNPDTESFLFLADYHGIIKCHEPEMIHQSTQAVAATWLACGLDPERTTFYRQSDIPEVMELNWILTCITAKGLMNRAHAYKAAVQANAENNQEDPDFGVEMGLFSYPILMTADILMFNANEVPVGRDQIQHVEMARDIAGRFNHRFQELFTLPEVKIDENVELLVGLDGRKMSKSYGNTIPLWENDKKTQKSVNKIITNMKEPGEPKQPDESPLFEIYKAFSMPSETAAFTQMLAEGLAWGEAKKLLAAKINAELAEPRERYNELTANPSQIEDILQAGAAKARKEARELLNKVRDAVGIRPLK, encoded by the coding sequence ATGAGCAAAAAACGAGTTCTGACCGGCGTAACTACCACCGGCATCCCGCATCTGGGCAACTACGTCGGCGCCATCCGCCCCGCCGTCCGCGCGGCGCAAAACCCAGATACCGAATCCTTCCTTTTCCTCGCCGATTACCACGGCATCATCAAATGCCACGAGCCGGAGATGATTCACCAATCCACCCAAGCCGTTGCCGCCACATGGCTCGCCTGCGGACTCGACCCCGAGCGCACCACCTTCTACCGCCAAAGCGACATTCCCGAAGTGATGGAATTGAACTGGATTCTGACCTGCATCACCGCCAAGGGTTTGATGAACCGCGCCCATGCCTACAAAGCCGCTGTACAGGCAAATGCAGAAAACAATCAGGAAGATCCTGATTTCGGTGTGGAAATGGGTTTGTTCAGTTATCCGATTCTGATGACTGCCGACATCCTCATGTTCAACGCCAACGAAGTTCCCGTCGGACGCGACCAAATCCAACATGTCGAAATGGCGCGCGACATTGCCGGCCGCTTCAACCACCGCTTCCAAGAACTCTTCACCCTGCCCGAAGTGAAAATCGACGAAAACGTCGAACTCTTGGTCGGCTTGGACGGACGCAAAATGTCCAAATCCTACGGCAACACCATTCCGCTTTGGGAAAACGACAAGAAAACCCAAAAATCGGTCAACAAAATCATCACCAACATGAAAGAGCCGGGCGAGCCGAAACAGCCTGACGAAAGCCCTTTGTTTGAAATCTACAAGGCCTTCTCCATGCCGTCTGAAACAGCAGCGTTCACACAAATGCTGGCCGAAGGCCTGGCATGGGGCGAAGCCAAAAAACTTTTGGCGGCGAAAATCAACGCCGAGCTGGCAGAACCGCGCGAACGCTACAACGAGCTGACCGCCAATCCTTCGCAAATCGAAGACATCCTGCAGGCAGGCGCGGCCAAAGCGCGCAAAGAAGCGCGCGAACTTTTGAATAAGGTACGTGATGCGGTCGGTATCCGTCCTTTGAAATAA
- a CDS encoding site-specific integrase → MSWEKENNLVISDLIHKEILLTENQLESLIQHMRLNVKKQKNVISTKKSVLMKGRTQFIDIYPSVSLSHQYNRLTTFSEYILFLSKVISTSNEYVEKLKKLLMLIKGVRPKNHKALSIKPESELPDGLLDEFMSIANFSNPNNPFQDIGIRKRNHLMFILLKELEIRRGELLSLKIPFIDIGTAKPSVTIKRTHDDKFDTRKIQAVSKTKERRLPISQKIAQLLNDYIMNYRSKVPNANTHPYLFVTHRKGKTQGSPISTSSFDNVIVPMMKKVDPRFSIIHPHIFRHEWNLYFSRKVDKNNKNLNHDSSHKDFISSEKEAKIRQHLMGHTSEKSGNFYNQRYIREKANKILLELQIEFQKKVDDYES, encoded by the coding sequence ATGAGCTGGGAAAAAGAGAATAATCTTGTTATTAGTGATCTAATTCATAAAGAGATACTCTTAACAGAAAATCAATTAGAATCGCTTATTCAACATATGAGACTAAATGTAAAAAAGCAAAAGAATGTAATTAGTACGAAAAAAAGTGTGTTAATGAAAGGTCGAACTCAATTTATTGATATTTACCCGTCTGTATCCCTTAGTCACCAATACAATAGGTTAACAACGTTTTCAGAATACATTTTATTTCTATCTAAAGTAATAAGTACATCTAACGAATATGTTGAGAAATTAAAAAAATTACTTATGCTAATTAAAGGAGTAAGACCTAAGAATCATAAAGCATTATCTATAAAACCAGAAAGTGAGTTACCCGATGGATTGTTAGATGAGTTTATGTCTATTGCAAACTTTTCAAATCCTAATAATCCGTTTCAAGATATCGGAATAAGAAAAAGAAACCATTTAATGTTTATCTTACTGAAAGAATTAGAAATTAGAAGGGGAGAACTATTATCACTTAAAATACCATTTATCGATATAGGGACTGCTAAACCATCAGTTACAATAAAGCGAACGCATGATGATAAATTTGATACAAGAAAAATTCAGGCAGTTAGTAAAACTAAAGAAAGGCGCTTGCCAATATCACAAAAGATAGCTCAACTCCTTAATGATTATATTATGAATTATCGTTCTAAAGTTCCCAATGCGAATACACATCCATATTTGTTTGTAACTCATCGAAAAGGAAAAACTCAAGGGAGTCCAATTAGTACAAGTTCTTTTGATAACGTTATTGTACCAATGATGAAAAAGGTAGATCCAAGATTCTCGATTATTCATCCGCATATTTTTCGTCATGAATGGAACTTATATTTTTCACGAAAAGTGGATAAGAATAATAAAAATTTAAATCATGATTCTTCCCATAAAGATTTTATCTCCTCTGAAAAAGAGGCAAAGATAAGACAGCATCTCATGGGGCATACGTCAGAAAAATCAGGTAATTTCTATAATCAACGTTATATTAGAGAAAAAGCTAACAAGATATTATTAGAACTTCAAATTGAGTTTCAGAAAAAGGTTGATGATTATGAATCATAA
- a CDS encoding transcriptional regulator: MHTEQDKTDFSERLKTAIRLAGLDELSNASLANRFNLRHPNQPVSTQAFHHWLVGRSIPTPDKIETLAKWLDTSAEWLRHGRLSGTEGAASPQEALLLKYFRLLPPEKRDALMVLLHNPDDR, translated from the coding sequence ATGCATACCGAACAAGATAAAACCGATTTCAGTGAACGTTTGAAAACAGCAATACGCCTCGCGGGTTTGGACGAGCTGTCCAATGCCAGCCTCGCCAACCGCTTCAACCTGCGCCATCCCAATCAGCCTGTCAGTACGCAGGCGTTCCACCATTGGCTGGTCGGCAGGTCGATTCCGACTCCGGATAAAATCGAGACACTGGCAAAATGGCTGGATACCAGCGCGGAATGGCTGCGCCACGGCAGGCTCTCCGGAACGGAAGGTGCGGCTTCGCCGCAAGAAGCTCTGCTGTTGAAATATTTCCGCCTGCTGCCGCCCGAAAAGCGTGATGCGCTGATGGTGCTGCTGCACAATCCGGACGACAGATAG